From Camarhynchus parvulus chromosome 10, STF_HiC, whole genome shotgun sequence, one genomic window encodes:
- the RAMAC gene encoding RNA guanine-N7 methyltransferase activating subunit isoform X2 has translation MTSLADMPPNYEMMFAHRFTSDDEEYQEYLKRPADPPPIVEEWRNRSGGNQRNRDRFQDGRYFRGDRYNWQGDYRSNQRPDRGWGNNYQQHRQGQSYSSHYGQYGYNSYNPGPRYHPY, from the exons ATGACCTCCTTGGCTGACATGCCCCCAAATTATGAGATGATGTTTGCTCATCGATTCACGTCGGATGATGAAGAATACCAAGAATATCTAAAACGCCCTGCAGACCCCCCTCCTATAGTTGAAGAATGGAGAAACAGATCTGGTGGCAACCAGAGAAACAGAGATCG GTTTCAAGATGGCAGATACTTTAGAGGGGACAGATACAACTGGCAAGGTGACTACAGATCTAATCAGAGGCCAGACAGAGGCTGGGGTAACAActaccagcagcacagacaaggACAATCCTACTCATCCCACTATGGACAGTATGGCTACAACTCCTACAACCCAGGGCCTCGTTACCATCCCTACTGA
- the RAMAC gene encoding RNA guanine-N7 methyltransferase activating subunit isoform X1, with amino-acid sequence MVQVFRMTSLADMPPNYEMMFAHRFTSDDEEYQEYLKRPADPPPIVEEWRNRSGGNQRNRDRFQDGRYFRGDRYNWQGDYRSNQRPDRGWGNNYQQHRQGQSYSSHYGQYGYNSYNPGPRYHPY; translated from the exons ATGGTTCAAGTTTTCAGAATGACCTCCTTGGCTGACATGCCCCCAAATTATGAGATGATGTTTGCTCATCGATTCACGTCGGATGATGAAGAATACCAAGAATATCTAAAACGCCCTGCAGACCCCCCTCCTATAGTTGAAGAATGGAGAAACAGATCTGGTGGCAACCAGAGAAACAGAGATCG GTTTCAAGATGGCAGATACTTTAGAGGGGACAGATACAACTGGCAAGGTGACTACAGATCTAATCAGAGGCCAGACAGAGGCTGGGGTAACAActaccagcagcacagacaaggACAATCCTACTCATCCCACTATGGACAGTATGGCTACAACTCCTACAACCCAGGGCCTCGTTACCATCCCTACTGA